One window from the genome of Marinobacter sp. LV10R510-11A encodes:
- a CDS encoding sensor histidine kinase produces MSYRIGAFVVFVFTLVVSWMLGGWVGYRQVEQDSLEESFRYRQLVGNELNRYLPIPELMAEHPLLAAALCSPDNPAIIHQANEKMQRMATIVGSSDVYLMDTTGLTIAANNYQQTGSFVGRNFSFRPYFSEAMDNGGSAIYFALGSTSGVRGLYFSHPVRGGQGQLLGVVAVKVLVHELESQWHRPASLREAEMVVLDEAGVSFLASKPDWLYRDFTGDAEDAPGEASRQRYPDRDLRPVSLKYLGKPSGLSGSSGTLRIRENGGGREYLSVRTPLPRLDWTLQVMVSTRSVVWTRLGFVAGGIAIFFGGLLAWLYLRERYRREAELALRGEQLELSVTERTADLERSNRKLLDEIRERERTQGELRETQQELIQAAKLAVLGQMSAGLNHEMSQPLTAIQTYARNSRRFLERGAADVVDANLNEIVLLCDKMAELTRQFKVFARKSEGPPTLVDFRLSVDASLKIIAAQKSSADIDIRWNRPEQPVWCHGDLIRIEQVMVNLLANAVQAAENQEQPKITIDVEEQGQIWRCFVRDNGSGLPANTEQIFEPFFTTKSVKQGLGLGLSISRQIADALGGRLTGRNRMNAPGAEFEFTLTKREATE; encoded by the coding sequence ATGTCTTACCGGATAGGCGCTTTTGTTGTATTTGTATTCACCCTCGTGGTGTCCTGGATGCTGGGTGGCTGGGTTGGCTACCGGCAGGTTGAGCAGGACAGCCTTGAGGAATCTTTTCGCTACCGCCAGCTTGTGGGCAACGAGCTAAACCGATACCTGCCCATTCCCGAATTGATGGCGGAGCACCCATTGTTGGCGGCGGCCCTTTGTTCTCCAGATAACCCCGCGATCATTCATCAGGCGAATGAAAAAATGCAGCGCATGGCCACTATTGTTGGCAGCTCTGATGTGTACCTGATGGACACAACTGGCCTAACTATCGCCGCCAACAACTACCAGCAAACGGGCAGTTTTGTGGGGCGCAATTTCAGCTTTCGGCCTTACTTCTCTGAAGCCATGGATAACGGCGGCTCCGCCATTTACTTCGCCTTGGGTTCTACCTCGGGGGTTCGCGGGCTGTACTTTTCTCACCCAGTGCGTGGTGGGCAAGGGCAGTTGCTAGGCGTGGTGGCGGTGAAGGTGCTGGTGCACGAGCTGGAATCCCAGTGGCATAGGCCTGCATCTTTGCGTGAGGCTGAAATGGTGGTGTTGGATGAAGCCGGTGTGAGCTTTCTGGCCAGCAAGCCTGATTGGTTGTACCGGGATTTCACCGGTGATGCAGAAGACGCGCCGGGTGAGGCGTCGCGGCAACGTTATCCAGACAGGGATCTTAGGCCTGTATCCCTAAAGTACCTTGGTAAGCCTTCAGGGTTGTCGGGTTCATCTGGAACGTTGCGCATTCGGGAAAATGGCGGGGGCCGCGAGTATCTGAGCGTTCGCACACCCTTGCCCAGGTTGGATTGGACGCTTCAGGTCATGGTGAGCACGCGCTCAGTGGTCTGGACGCGGCTCGGGTTTGTGGCAGGCGGTATTGCGATATTCTTTGGCGGCCTGTTGGCCTGGCTGTACTTACGAGAGCGTTACCGTCGCGAAGCAGAACTGGCCCTGAGAGGGGAACAGCTTGAGCTCAGCGTTACAGAACGAACGGCGGACTTGGAGAGGTCTAACCGCAAACTGCTGGATGAGATACGCGAGCGCGAGCGCACTCAGGGCGAGTTGCGAGAAACTCAGCAGGAGCTGATTCAGGCGGCTAAGTTGGCGGTGCTGGGGCAGATGTCTGCTGGGCTTAACCACGAAATGAGCCAGCCCCTTACAGCCATCCAAACCTACGCAAGAAACAGCCGCCGTTTTCTGGAGCGAGGCGCCGCCGATGTGGTGGATGCAAACCTCAATGAAATAGTGCTTCTGTGCGACAAAATGGCAGAGCTCACGCGCCAGTTTAAGGTGTTTGCCCGGAAGTCCGAAGGGCCACCAACCCTTGTGGATTTTCGCCTATCGGTGGATGCGTCCCTTAAAATTATTGCGGCACAGAAAAGCAGCGCAGACATTGATATTCGATGGAACCGTCCTGAGCAGCCGGTTTGGTGCCACGGTGACCTGATCCGCATCGAGCAGGTTATGGTTAATCTACTTGCCAACGCAGTACAGGCCGCTGAAAATCAGGAGCAGCCGAAAATCACTATAGATGTGGAAGAGCAGGGGCAAATCTGGCGCTGTTTTGTGCGGGATAACGGCTCTGGGTTGCCGGCGAATACAGAGCAGATTTTTGAACCTTTCTTCACCACCAAGTCCGTCAAGCAGGGGCTTGGGCTAGGGTTGTCTATCTCAAGGCAAATTGCTGATGCCCTGGGTGGCCGGCTTACCGGGCGCAATCGCATGAATGCGCCGGGTGCGGAATTTGAATTTACCCTAACAAAGCGGGAGGCCACGGAATGA
- a CDS encoding methyl-accepting chemotaxis protein, which yields MKNLTIQTRVLLLALVPVIVLTVFLTTYNLNQARSIGDGAVAGFSTDMEASKRQELRNYLELARTSIAHLYNQPGSANDPEMRKQAWEILRQMRFDDSGSVGYIFATDTSGLTVMHGAKPALEGKNLWDSQDPNGTYLIRELVKVARSGGGYVPYEWQNERTGEVAPKLGYAVMIPKWDIMIGTGFWVDGLEKQVVAMDKKVGDSLGSAVIGSITTSLIALAIIVFLALIVVRSIIRPLKSAVSAMNDIANGDGDLTRRLEISGKDELSQLATAFNSFADQVHGLVERVLSSTRTLNEASEELNQVMGETEQGVERQKSESDQVATAMNEMTATAQEVANNASEASDAADHANVQVCDAQGLVHQTIVVIGGLSEQVEEGVKVIEKLGADSRQIDTVLEVIREIADQTNLLALNAAIEAARAGDAGRGFAVVADEVRTLASRTQKSTQQIQETIERLQAGADNAVKLIGSISERSEATVAETRQVDEALQRINQAVGTINEMNTQIASAAEEQTSVSETINQNVHEIVAITEQTAQGTRRAGAATQRLKGLAKDMSDQVSRYRV from the coding sequence ATGAAAAACCTGACCATTCAGACAAGGGTGCTGTTGCTGGCACTCGTGCCCGTGATCGTGCTTACCGTGTTTCTGACTACGTATAACCTGAATCAAGCCCGGAGCATCGGTGACGGAGCTGTAGCGGGGTTTTCAACAGATATGGAGGCGAGTAAACGCCAGGAACTCAGAAACTATCTCGAGCTAGCACGTACTTCAATCGCCCATCTATACAATCAGCCAGGATCGGCTAATGATCCTGAAATGCGCAAGCAAGCGTGGGAAATTCTTCGCCAGATGCGTTTCGATGATTCGGGCAGTGTGGGCTATATCTTCGCCACTGACACCAGTGGCCTTACAGTTATGCATGGCGCAAAGCCGGCATTGGAAGGCAAGAACCTCTGGGACTCTCAAGATCCCAATGGTACTTACCTGATCCGCGAACTGGTAAAAGTGGCTCGTAGCGGCGGTGGCTATGTTCCCTATGAGTGGCAGAACGAGAGAACAGGCGAAGTCGCGCCGAAACTTGGCTATGCAGTGATGATTCCGAAGTGGGATATCATGATTGGCACGGGGTTTTGGGTAGACGGTCTGGAAAAGCAGGTCGTCGCTATGGACAAGAAAGTCGGGGACTCCCTAGGCAGTGCGGTAATCGGTTCAATAACCACCTCACTGATCGCATTGGCTATCATCGTGTTCTTAGCCCTGATCGTTGTACGCAGCATAATCCGGCCGCTGAAATCGGCAGTGTCTGCCATGAACGATATCGCCAACGGCGATGGTGACCTGACCCGCCGATTGGAGATAAGCGGCAAGGACGAGTTGAGCCAGCTAGCGACGGCCTTCAACAGCTTCGCCGATCAGGTCCACGGACTGGTGGAGCGGGTTCTCTCATCCACCCGCACGCTGAACGAAGCTTCTGAGGAGCTGAATCAGGTAATGGGAGAGACCGAGCAAGGCGTAGAACGGCAGAAGTCTGAGAGCGACCAAGTGGCGACGGCCATGAACGAGATGACGGCCACAGCTCAAGAAGTGGCCAACAATGCCAGCGAAGCTTCCGATGCAGCAGACCACGCCAATGTTCAGGTATGCGATGCTCAGGGCTTGGTGCACCAGACCATTGTGGTGATCGGTGGCCTGTCCGAACAGGTTGAAGAAGGGGTTAAGGTTATTGAGAAACTGGGTGCCGACTCCCGCCAGATCGACACCGTATTAGAAGTAATAAGGGAGATTGCCGATCAGACAAACCTGTTGGCCCTGAATGCGGCCATCGAAGCGGCTCGTGCTGGGGATGCTGGGCGCGGGTTTGCGGTGGTTGCGGATGAAGTTCGCACGCTGGCGAGCCGGACTCAAAAGAGCACTCAGCAAATCCAGGAAACGATAGAGCGGCTGCAAGCTGGAGCCGACAATGCGGTGAAGCTGATTGGGTCGATCAGTGAACGCAGTGAAGCCACAGTTGCGGAAACCCGTCAGGTGGATGAAGCCCTGCAGCGGATTAACCAAGCGGTTGGCACTATAAATGAAATGAATACTCAAATTGCCAGTGCTGCAGAAGAGCAGACCAGCGTCTCTGAAACCATTAACCAGAATGTTCACGAGATTGTTGCGATCACAGAACAGACTGCTCAGGGAACTCGTCGGGCTGGAGCGGCAACACAGCGTCTTAAAGGGCTGGCGAAAGATATGTCAGATCAGGTCAGTCGCTATCGTGTCTAA
- a CDS encoding sigma-54-dependent transcriptional regulator gives MTEPSVIFVDDEPHIRKAIAQALILEDLPVSCFADAESGLSAITAEYNGVVLCDYNMPGMDGLEMLSAIHALDNTIPVIILTGQGDISTAVSAMQQGAYDFIEKPFNHDELIELLRHALEKRHLALENRRLKVQLRHLARPGPRILGDSPSMKKVMDTITPILDISANTLLFGETGSGKDALARYIHENSPRGAHNFVAINCGAVPENLIESELFGHEAGAFTGADKRRIGKIEHAHRGTLFLDEVESMPVPLQIKLLRVLEEQKVERLGSNQVQDVDVRIIAATKADLKQLSDEGNFRPDLYYRLNVVKVDIPSLRERKEDIPMLFHHFVLIAAARYDRESIPLDASQAARLMHHTWPGNVRELRNLAERYVLLGPAALDDNEPAAKADVSGRRTLTEMMDSFEHSVLTSALNACQGSIKDTMVQLGVARKTLYDKMKKHGLDKAQFKD, from the coding sequence ATGACAGAACCCTCGGTAATCTTTGTGGATGATGAGCCTCACATTCGCAAGGCCATTGCCCAAGCGCTCATCCTTGAAGATCTGCCTGTGAGCTGTTTTGCGGATGCAGAATCGGGCCTTTCCGCCATTACCGCAGAATACAACGGTGTGGTGCTGTGTGATTACAACATGCCGGGGATGGACGGGCTTGAGATGCTGAGCGCGATTCACGCTCTGGACAACACCATTCCCGTCATCATCCTGACCGGTCAGGGCGATATTAGTACGGCGGTTTCTGCCATGCAGCAGGGCGCCTATGACTTTATAGAAAAGCCGTTCAACCACGATGAGCTGATTGAGCTACTGCGGCACGCGCTGGAAAAGCGGCATCTTGCCTTGGAGAACCGTCGGCTCAAGGTTCAGCTACGCCACTTGGCCAGGCCTGGCCCCAGGATTCTTGGGGACTCACCCAGCATGAAGAAGGTGATGGATACCATCACGCCGATTCTGGATATTTCTGCCAACACTCTGTTGTTTGGCGAGACAGGTTCCGGCAAGGATGCGCTTGCTCGATATATCCACGAGAACAGCCCGCGGGGTGCCCACAACTTTGTGGCGATTAACTGCGGCGCTGTGCCGGAAAACCTGATTGAGAGCGAGCTTTTTGGCCATGAGGCGGGGGCGTTCACCGGGGCTGACAAACGCCGTATTGGTAAAATTGAACATGCCCACCGGGGCACGTTGTTTTTAGATGAGGTGGAAAGCATGCCCGTGCCGCTGCAGATCAAGCTGCTTCGGGTGCTTGAAGAGCAAAAGGTGGAGCGCCTGGGCAGCAATCAGGTGCAGGATGTGGATGTGCGCATTATTGCGGCCACCAAAGCGGATCTCAAACAGCTTAGCGACGAAGGCAACTTCCGCCCCGATCTCTATTATCGGCTGAATGTGGTGAAAGTGGACATTCCGTCGTTGCGCGAGCGCAAAGAAGATATACCGATGCTGTTCCATCACTTTGTGCTGATCGCCGCCGCTCGTTATGATCGGGAGAGTATTCCACTGGATGCCAGCCAAGCTGCACGGTTAATGCATCACACCTGGCCCGGAAATGTCCGCGAATTGCGCAACCTGGCTGAGCGTTATGTGCTGCTTGGCCCAGCGGCGCTGGATGACAATGAACCAGCAGCCAAGGCCGATGTAAGCGGCCGGCGAACCCTCACAGAGATGATGGACAGCTTTGAGCATTCGGTGCTGACCAGCGCCCTCAATGCTTGCCAAGGCAGTATCAAAGACACCATGGTACAGCTGGGAGTAGCCCGCAAAACTCTCTACGACAAAATGAAAAAGCACGGCCTAGACAAGGCTCAGTTTAAGGACTGA